In Vicia villosa cultivar HV-30 ecotype Madison, WI linkage group LG7, Vvil1.0, whole genome shotgun sequence, the DNA window tCACTGTTgcgattgagggggagtggaatggagatattccatatctaggtagaacctaggtagaagggtcattgggtagtgattaagtgacgagttgtaaactgggagtttagctctgaattgatactactaataatggacttcatccctggcttggtagcccccagagtaggttgtttgaaccgaattgggtaaacaattctgtgtgttctttactattttatgttgtttgttattattgtttgtgttgcgtaattgtggatgtcataacatccagtttgacatcgagcgtgtattACTAAAATTTTCATTGTGGATGTgtatcatttgagtcgcatccattgcatagcTTGAAActtatggcaaacacgacggcctgaaaactatggcaaacacgaCATCCTTATTGGCAAATAGCGACGATGTGCCCAATGGAAATTTTTTAGACGATGGGAGTTTTACtctaaatggtaccacatgcatatgcagtTTGAGGtgcattcgagtcgcatttgaattgcatatggattgtgtttggattgttgagatgatgaggtgtttgttgtgacgtgattatGAGATGTTTATTCTGACGTGATGATATTAtagttgtgaatttgaatatgttgtcctaattgattaatgacattgttgTCGTTCTTGAAAGTTGTACTATATTGATAATTTGTTTTGCGATGACAATTGTTGTGAAATGTTatatgatgagaagtggtgaaattatgtatgatctatatatcctatattatttatcatgcattcatttatattgtaagatatctcacccctttgctgatatttcccccaccatgggaaatgggcaggtactcaagattagtcgtggatgttcgaaGTAACCTTCTGAAGTCTATATATTGTTCTTTGATAAGTCAAGatggtcatgctctgatatgtagcactcgggggaataGTTGTTATTATGTTATATTTGTTGTATTCCATGTTGACCTTTATTTTAAGTTGAATGCAAGATGTTTCTAAGTTGATTCTAAATGTTAAGTTGAAGTTGGATTCGTGTTGAATAAAACTGTGTttctgaatgctatgtatctttgttaAATGAAAATACGAGTTGTTTGTTGGTTTAAGTTGAAAAGTGACATTCCATTGTTTGATGaagatttttaaatgcactctaatttttgcttataattaccgggtaaaattagggtgttacacaaAGCATGATGAATTTGATGTATAAATGaatatgtgattgttatgtgttaATAGGAAAACAGGCCCGTAATTAAATTCGTGTTTCAATCTGGAAAAATTGGAGTTTTTGAGTGAATGGGGTTTGGGTTCGTAATTGAAAATTATGCAGAAAACTGCCTAGGCACAGGAAAAACCAGTTTTCAATTTTGAGGAAACCGGTTTCCTGAGTGAAAATTGGGGTTTTTGCACTACTGGAAGTGCTGAAACCGGTTTCCAGTTTTGAAGAAATCGGTTTTCTGAGTCGggcaaaaatattttctaaaactttaaaacttCATAACTTTTTACTCGGGTGTCTGTTTGACGCACcgtttgaacatgtagaaagctaATACAATGTACTTTCTTGTAAAAATGGTTTCAAGTTTATGGAACTAAATTTAATTGGTTTGTAATGAGGTTTTTTGTTGTCAGTATATGTTGCAGTGTGATGTCAGTGTTTGCAtattcataaaactttgaaaatttgtAACTTGAGTTGCGTATATCCGGATGAAACATTGTGCAAATCGTTGGAAAGTTGATTTAACTAAATTTcatctaaaaatattttcatatcagAATTTCAATGCTTCGACACATTTATGGGTGTTACCATAATTGTGAACTACGGTGAGTATGTGAATTGAGTACGAAATTGACTCGTACATATGTGTAACGAACTTGTGATACTTAATTGATGATTCTACAATTATTTTATGGTGAATTTTGATAACTTGAATTGTATAATATTCTTGTGTGTTGGAGTAATTCGGAGGGAGAATTACGGTGATCAATGAGGATCATGGTGTGCATAATGTTATTATGCCTGTGTTGTGATGTGTCATGCATTCATATAATTATGTGGATATGAGCCTAGGTGGGAATCCATGATGGCTGCCTAGTATCGTCCGGACTCTCGGGATAGAGTCGTAGGGAGATAAGTTATAGTTCGGGGGAACACTTAAGACTTATCCAAATTTCGACGGGAATCAGGTTCATATATTTGAATCATATTGTTTGTGTTGGTACCGCATGCATAGTGTCATGATGGTTGAATCACTTTGCATACATAATTAAAATGTGGATTGTGCATAGTAAATGTGAGGAATGTTGTTATGTGAATTAACTATGTATGTGATTGTTGAGCTGTTTTGCGAATACTACTCCTTAGCATGTGATAttcactaataattatttaaatgaaattctcaccccttttctgttgttGTGTTTGTGCTTCTTCGGAAGTACAGATAATTCATGTACTTGAGTAAGCATGGAGCTTGTGTTGCTTGGTCGAGTCTTAGGAgtcactctgatacgtaacacggggaaCATGGGATTATTTTACTTGCgttgtttttttgtttcattGTTACGTATCCTGTTTTGTTGGATTTATGTTAAACCACGAGTTGGTGGCGTTTATTTCGTTTAGGCTATGGAGACattgaaataatttaatttttaactttcGTTATTTGATTAAATTGCTGAGCAATAAAAGATGAAGTGACTTATACTTCATGATGTTTTACAGGATGTGACATTCCTACTTGTTTAAACTCCGATTATTTTgcgaaaaattatttttgttaattataattaAGTAATGGGGAAGTAGGGTGTTATAATAAATGCTTAGGAACACTTCTAATAGATAACATGCTTCTGACCATATTCATGAGAGTCCTATTTTTCTTTTCAgatactccattttgttgtggagtatatGATGTAGTCAACTACCTTTTGATCCCTTGCAAGCTACATAACTCATTGAAGGAATTTGATGTCAATTTTCCTCCTTTGTCAGTTCGAAGGTTTTGAATCAAACTACTATATTCCTTTTCTACCAATGCTTTGAAACTTTTAAACATACAAAAAGAACTGTATTTTTCTTCCAAGAAATAGACCAAAATCTTCCTACTGAAACTATCTATGAAATTGATGAAGTACATGTTTCCTCCAAGTTACTCGGGTTTGATAGGTTCGCAGATGTCAGAGTGGACAAGCTCCATCTCAGTACTTGCTCTCCAATTCGCTTGTTTAGGAGTTGGTTCTCTGTGTTGCTTGCCTATAAAGAAATTAATGCACTTTTTCCTATGTTCATGAGGCTTAGAAAACCTCTCACCATATTATTCTTAGCAAGCATATCTAGCCCTTTGACACTCAAATGTGCATATCTAATATGCCACAATTGAGATTCCTTATGTTCATTGGTTTGAATCTGAAAGCATATTGGCATGATAACAGATGCATGGGTCACACACATCctattttgagacatatgagtaGTTGAGATTAGGATCGTCTCTTCAtgaaagatttgaaaatattcGTGCTTGAAAACCACACTCAACCTCTTATATTGAAGTTGTCTAATGCTGAGAAGATTGTTTCTCAACCCTGGAATGTAGTAGACATCAGTTCTCACATGTGACAGACAGGGTTGAGTTATCACTGAGCTCCATTGTTTCTCTAAAGCTTTCATCAAAATCAAATAGCCAAATCTTTTTTCCCAACCATATGATTGCTACATCTAGAATCCAGGTACCAAATCTCTTCCTTGGCCCAATTTCTTAATTCACTCTTGGCCATCAAGATCATTTCCTCTTCCTCATCAAACTCAACATAATTTGCGTTTTCCTCCTAGCTAGGACACTCACTTTGATAGTGATCTAGCTTATGACATTTGTAATGTTCAACAAAATATTTACTTTGTATTCCTCTACCACAACCCCTTCCTGAGAATCTTCCTTTTCCTCTTCTAAAACCTCTTCCTGCATTTGACaccttcagagcttgttcttcaaCATTATCCTTTCGACCTTTCATTCTTTGCTCCTGAACAAGAAAACAGCTTTGTGACTCATCAATGGAAAGAGTACTCACATCATGGACTTCTCAATTGAGTACACAACATAGTTGAACTTTGTTGACATTGATCTCAAGACTTTCTCAACTACCATTACCTGCTCTATTATCTCTTATTGTGCAGTCATTCAATTAGCAATGGCAAGTGTTCTTGCAAAGTATTCATCAATAGTTTCATTCTCACTCATAGTGAGAATTTCAATTTCTCTGCGTAGAGATTGCAAATGTTCTTTCTTGACCTTCGAAGAGCTATGATACTTTTGTCGCATAACATCCCAAATATCTTTGGTTGTGTTGTGCACAAGAATGGTTTCCAAGATTGACCTATCCATAGCTTGGAACAAGTAATTCTTGGCCTTCAAATCTCTCAATTTGCTTTCCTTCGCGGCCTTCAGTTGTATTGAGTAGCATTTATAGGTGCAACAATGATACTGTCTTCGATCAGACCTCAGTACTCCTTTGATCGAAACAGATTCTCCATTAACATGGACCAATGATCGTAGTAAACATCAAATTTTGGAATTAAAGGTTGCATGAATCAATCTTTTATTGGTTCAATCATGATTAGAAGGAATAACTACCAATTTTCAAGATGAGAGGGAGAGGGGGGAAGCTCAATGAAGAAGAACAATGGTGGTGTCGGGTGGTTGTAATAGGACCTGAATAGGGGTGATGACACCACTTGTAAAGGTTAAATTATtcatattattgatttattgttCATTCATGCACTTATATACAATGCTACAAATGGAGTAGTTCACATGACTTAAGAAATAAGCAACTTGTGACTAACTCCTAACAACTCCACAACTAACCAATCAACTAAACTAACAAGAATGCTCTACAAGATCACTGATTGACTATACCTGCAAGTACATAGATCCCCATAAAACACGCTCCGGAGTCTAGAATCTAAAGGTTGTTTTTGAGAATCGAAGGGTTTTTTAAAGCATCGAGAGGCgggaaatgaaaatcacataataAAATACTAATTTGGTTTGTATCAATAATGTTAGGACACTGAAATGCTAAAAATCCTTGTCCATTCGAAAGGATTTGGATCTCTCTATCTTTAGGTTATTTACTTTTGGCTGACTTTAGGAAAAAAGATTTTGTGGAGAAATATGAAGGAAAAAGacgaaagagaaaaataaaaaatgggaaagattgaaaaataataaattttgataaTTGTAATATAAGAAACTATGTTACCTAGTTTTGAGGAAAATGTAAACATGTCTTTATGTAGAAATATGAGAATTAAGTATAGGAGGCTGAAGTCGTGAATTAATTCACTAGAAATCATTCAATTCATGCATTTTATGTGGAGAAGAAGGGAAGGGTTGAAGTAGAATAAGTAGTTTATGAGTCTTTTGTTTCATCTTAGAAACTAGACAACCATCCAGATTATTAGACTTATTCGTATACGAATTATCCGATAAATTATTAGTGCTTTGTTTCACGTTAATACATTGTAACTTGACATGGTTATTATAGAAAATAAAACGGAGTCGTGTGATGATGACTTAACGAAATATTCAATAGACCGTTATAATCTAATCCCGTTAATTATTAATAGTTACGGCTCATTAGCTCCTCATCTCGTAAATGGGACATAAATGACTAAGAAGAGGACGAGTGACGTCAAACATGTGTAAGATGTGGGAGCGAGCTCACCATGTTCCCCACGTTCCAACAACTAGCGGAACTACTTTTATGATAATTGGATAGTTTCAAGTCTCGTTGATTGACTAAACCATGTCTCCTATATTAAAAGGGCGAGTCATCCACCACGATTTCTAATAGTTCAAAATTAGAGTCTACGTGACTAAGTTTATAGGCAAAGATTGGCATTCCTCAAGGGAGGGTCGAGAGTATATATACATTCCTACTgagaattaattcaactattatttATTCACATATCAGAAACCTAAAAGATTTTTGTTAGACTATCAAAGGAGAGAGAAAAATTATAGAACGAaaagtttgtgaagaaaaaatCATAGATGACAGATGTAAATAAAAATGTATGTGACTTTCTCTTCTTAAACTTAAAGAATCATTCTCTTTGTGGTAGGATTTGAATCTTGTCTTTGAgtgatttttgactaaaaaaaataTGAGAGAATATGAATAAAGTATGGAGAAATTATGAAATAAGAGATGAGAGAGTTAGAAACGTGATTTTCCCACTTTGAAAATGGAGAATTCTTGTCCTTTTTAGTGTCTATTTTTTACTCACTATCACTTATAAAGTATAagtcaaaagaaaagaaaatattccATTTCACTTTCACACAAGTCAAACTTTTACTAAGATTATAGTATATCAACAAAAATCAACTCAATAAAGTAAGTAGTTACACAAGTTCAAACACAAAAGTTCATAAAATATCACTATGCAAACTTTAGAACacaatagtaaaataaaaatctACATCAATCAATAATCTAAAATTgatgtttctttttttcttcttttcttcttaatCTTCAATGTAATTCCTAATTATATAATACCATATCCCTTAATTTGTCTCTGACCTCATCCCAAACATACCACCACTATAATAGCTACACCCTCCTTTTGATATATTAAACTATAATCAAAAGGTTATAGTATATTTTTATCGTCTTAAATCTCCGATTTTTACGGAGAGGATATTCAATTATAATTCGGTGTGACGaatatcatcatcatcttgaGAAGTAATAGATTGAGATTGATCATCATCTTGAGAGATTTGATCATTGGAACTAAGGCAATCTGCAGAAGGATGAACTACTCCATATCCAAATCCTTGAGCTGAATGGCAATATGTTTCAACTGTGCCATCTTGTTTCTCCAAATCAACATTGCTTAGTATTAATTTGCTGCATGGAACACTGTCACTACAATCAAATTTAATGGCCTTAGCACTATTTGTAGTCCCACTTATGTTTTGGTACATTATCTCACTGATCTCCAAAGCTGATTCCTGAAATTATATCATATTATACAAGTGAGAGAATTCATATGATAAATCATTCAAGCAATTgaaataggaacaaaaaatatatatgttttggTTTTCTGCATGGCCGTCTTTAAAGGCGTGTATAGCGGGCTACGACACAGGGTCCAAAATTTATCATGATCAGACATTGGATAAATAGAGCCTCATAACATTTTTGTTATGGTTAAATCGTCGTTAAATATGACCTCTATTTGTTTTTTCATAATTAAACTGCGACTAATCTATACAGAGCCTCCAAAAACTCGAGACTGCCCTGGTTTTCTGTACCTGGTTTTGACATGTGGTTGGTGAATCACAGTAAAATTGATCTATAAGAATCGGGTTTGATACATTTTCGACTCTCACATTCTGAAAGCGTACCCCTCGAACATATCCAGCACCTCCCTACATGTCATGAACAAAACtaattaatgatgatgcaaagCAAATATTTTTGCCAAAATTTTATCAAGATGGAAATAGAAAACTCTACCTGCCATGTCTTAATTCTGAGACCATTGGTGGCATCTTTTATAAATGCTGTATCCAAAATCACTTTTGTGACAACACCAGTTGAGTTGTCTTTACCAAGGCTTCCAATgctggcaaaaaaaaaaaagtgttataGAAAAGAAATAACTACTTTACCTAATTGGGTTTGATATCTTATCTTTGCACAAGTCACGTAATCGATCAAAATAATGTTATGTGTGTATTTTCTGTAACTAATTTGAGGGATGAATATTTGATGATACCTGATTCCATGACCCGGTCCACAATAAATTCTCTTCATTTTGATATTGGAACTAGCATTCACAATTGAAATGCAATCATCCCCTGATTATAACATACAAAAAGTCAATGTGTCTGTGTGTTAGCATTTCATTAGGACCGCGCAACTCAATCATAAACAAGTTGATTCTAAGTTCAGAACCTGTTCCGATTTTGCAGTCTTGGACAATGACATTTGTTGATTCACTAATATGAATTCCGTCAGTGTTTGGACTGTCTCCTGGTGAAGACACTTTCACTCCTAAAATTCGAACAGAATCGCATCGCGAGATCGTAAAATGCATCTGTTGGCTATTCTGGATAGTCAGTCCTTTCACCTTTATACCTGAACTTGTATCAATGGTAAATGCCTGCAATGAATCACCCTTTAAAGTTAAAACTACATTTTTTGCGCTAATTTCGTATACAATACAATAGTGGTTAAGAAAGTTGTTCTTACTGTTGGTGCGCCTCTGCAAGGCTgtgaagaaaggaaaaaaaaaagaaaactattATTGTCTGCTACATTGAATTTTTTATAAACTTGTCAAATAATTAAGACAAAGACAAAGACAAAAATTAGTTCTGAGAAGTTATACATTAGTCTTGTTCTTTTTGCAAGATGCTGCCCACCATTTACTTCCTGAGCCGTCGATAACTCCAGAGCCTTGGAAAACAGCTTTGTTCAATTTAGAAAAATCGAGCCAAACGCGTGGAAGTTTTGAATCCCAGCTCTTAGGATCATCCGGGGCAACCAATGTTCCATCAATCTGAAGAAAAGCAAATACCAAGTCAGTAATCGACTAATCGTAATGATGAGTTACCgataaaactaaataatttttttctgtaTATATTACCTGGATGATTAAATTGTCCTTACAAGGCCCTATGAATCTCGTTGCATTAACAAGGTAACGGCGTCCTTGTGGAACCAATAGAACAGCTTTTGATGTAGAACAAGCAACTCCCCATGCTTTTTGAAGAGCCTATAAATCACAATCGATTAatgcagaaaaaaaaaataaacagttGCATATGCTCAACAACCTCAAATGTGTAAAAATTGCAAATAAGGAAAGACCTTTACCTCAGTATCATCGGTTTCTCCATCTCCTGCAGCACCAAAGCTATCAACATTGACAAGAACCTTTCCGCCGCGCTGGCTTGTCCATGAAGGTATGTCAGAAAGTTCCTCTATCTCATATTCTTCCTCTATCGCCAACTTGTTGAGTTCTTCAAGCATGCCAAAGTCGTTGTTGTCACACATCATGCTTCCTGAAACTCCATTTGCCACTATCAGCAAACAAAGTAAAGAAACCAAGAAAATTTTGTTTTCCATATTTTTTGTTCCTGTTTGAAGTTGGTTGATTTGATTAATGCAGATGAATACTTtggttataatttatttatatagcaTAGATTAGCTTTCAAAAATGAAGGATTTGGAGTGGCTTTAAGGCTTGGCTTGTAAGTGGATGAAGGTGTTGTTACATTTTTCCACATGCCTACACTTAAAGTTcaagaaataaaaaatttgtaatagTTTGCTTTACTCATCAACCATTTAAAGAACTCTTGCACTATCTCCACTATGCCTCTCTGAAAGAGAATTCAAGATAGGAAAGTTTGATTATTACATATTCTTAACTATTTCGTTTTTTTTGGATAATACAATGTCATACACAAAAAAGGGGTGgaaaattatttttctaattttggaATCATTAAATTTGTTACACCAAACAGGAAAACACAAATGCATACCCTCATTTTCTTCGCATGCCGACCAAAAAAATCCTCCAAAAAGAAatcttttcctttaattttaggATTGCAAGAATAGACAAGACAATACCATATGTAGAAACTAATATCATCACCAATATGGTGAAATTTGCTTTATCTTGTGTGAACAATGAGCAAGATGATTCATCAATTCAAGAACtttattttgttttgtcattGTCATTGTCGTATCTCAATCAAACTGCAACCAATCTCTCTAGTCATCTTCCTTGCTATAGCAACGTCTCTTGTTTGCCTTGATGCGTCGAATTTTCCTATCTCGGCGTAAAAATTTGAAGCTTGCAACCACACTGCAGGGTCATCTGGGTCTAGATTAACCAACATTTCTGCTGCCCTTGTTCCAACCTCATCGTTCTTGTGAACCCTGCAACTTTGGAGTAAAGAACTCCACATGAAACAATCTCCTTTTCCGTGTGCTTTTAAAAGAAACTCTTCAGCTTCGTGTAGAAGTCCTGCACGGCATAAAAGATCCACCATGCATGAAAAATGCCGCCGATCTGGATGAACGTTGTGAAGAGATTCCATTGAGTTAAAGAGTAATCTTCCTTCTTCAATCAGTCCGGTGTGACTACATCCCGTTAATGCACATAAGAAGGTAACTCCGTCCGGTTTTACGCCTTTCTTGATCATAGCATGAAGCAATGAAAGACCTTCTTTCCCCATTCCGTTTCGGGCATAACCATTGATCATAGAAGTATAGCAAATAGCATTCGGTGTTCGAACAGACTCAAAAATCTGATGAGATAGTTCCACATGTCCACATCTTGAATACGCATCCATAAGGGAACATGCAACTGCAGTGTCCCCTTCAACACCCGATTTCAGTGCAAAACAATGCAGTAATAAAGAGCTGGTGAAACTTGCCGAAGCAGACACAGATAACGCCTTCAGTGTTGTTGAGACGGTAACTTCATCTGGCATAAGACCTTCATCaaccatcaatccaaacaattcCACTACATCTTCAGTGGCACCACAATGAGACAAAGAAGTCATCATCGAATTACAACACTCCAAAGTTCTCTTAGGAAGGCATTCAAATACGGCCACAGAACTCTCAATGTCCAAACACTTTCCATACATATCAATCAAAGCAGATTGAACAAACACACTACtttcatcaaaaccaaatttCACAACACAACAATGAATCTGTTTCCCCAAACCATTATCCTTAGTTCTACTACATAAATTCAAGAACCCGACAAACGAACGAACCGACGGCCGATGTCCACACTTTAGCATAACATTAAAAAACTCCAAAGCTTCAATGACCAAATCATTGTCAGCATAAACAGAAACCAAAGAGTTCCATGAAATAACATCCTCAACCTTTATCCCTTCAAAACACTTCCTTGCACCAACAAAACACCCACACGAAGAGTAAAAATCCACCAAACCATTAGCAACAAAAACATTAGATTCCACCAAACCCATCTTCAAAACACAGCTCTGAAACATCGTCCCTTCATGAAACCTTCTATCACTACTACACCCCCTAATCAAATAACAAAAACTAACCCCATTTGGTTCCACATCTTCAAAACACATCCTAGAGTAAAACCCAAGCAACTCTTCCAAATCCCCCATTTCACAAAACCCACGTAgcatcacattccaaacagccaaATTTCTCTCAGACAACTCATCAAACAGTTTAACTGCAACCCCACTCATCTTAAAACCCATATAGAACCCAACAAGCGCACCACCAACAAACACATTCTTCAAAAATCCAAACTTTACAACTCTACAATGAACCTGAGAACCTTCTATGCAAAGCCCAGCATTGGTACAAAGATTTATAACAGACGCCAAAGTAGTTGAGGTTTCTCTTATCCCCAACAAACCCATTTGGGTATAGAGATGAAAAGCTTTCTTGGGTGGCAAACAAGAGGATGAAATGATCAAGTTGTAACTGACAGTGTCACGGATTTGCATGCTGTGGAACAGTTCAAGTGCTGAGTTTGGGTTTTTTGATTTGATGAAAGCGTTGATTTGACGATTGTTGGTATAGATGTAGTTTGTTACATTGTTAAAAATGGGTGTGGAAGTGTTTgaaggtgttgttgttgttgttgttgttaagggtCTGACGAAGGTGTTTTTGAGTTTAGTTTGTAATTGTCTGtacatgttttgtttgtttgatttgattaaaagtgaaaaacttgtttttgtgttttgttatGAATTTGATTGAGAGATTCCAATAAGACATTTCTGTTCTACAAATTTGTCATaggtttttttctaaaataagatTTGAAGATATTTTTGAGATATctataagggtctgtttggttcaaatgagagggaggggaggggagggattttaatggaaggaaggggaggggaggggaggggagggatttttataaattttatgtatgtttggttcaaacgaggggaggggaggggagggaagagattttggttaaaaatgtgtttggttcacgaggggaggggaggagttttattaataatttacatttttatccttatgattttatataaCTATATGATATTCAAAagtgaaaatttcataaataattttttggaaataatatttataatattgagtgattaaaaatttataacttaccaCGTaccgttaaaaaaattgaatacactTGATACGTATTATAATTTTCGGCACAAAATTATCTATcggttgataacaacttttgaatatataaaataacttatatatatatatatatatatatatatatatatatatatatatatatatatatatatatatatatatatatatatatatatatatatatatatatatatatatatataataaacaaaataaatgaatggtttaaaattttatataaaatatatataatagaatatatataataaaattagaaaaaaattgatataaataaacatcaaaataaaaattataataaaaaattaaaaattatagtgattataatttttattaaataaaaataataactttaaggtaaaaaataattataataaattgatataagcaatagagaaatatcacaaaaaaaaagaagcacacgaaagaaaataataattttgaaataataaaaaaattgagggtattttagtaaatatattaa includes these proteins:
- the LOC131619013 gene encoding pentatricopeptide repeat-containing protein At5g27110-like; the protein is MGLLGIRETSTTLASVINLCTNAGLCIEGSQVHCRVVKFGFLKNVFVGGALVGFYMGFKMSGVAVKLFDELSERNLAVWNVMLRGFCEMGDLEELLGFYSRMCFEDVEPNGVSFCYLIRGCSSDRRFHEGTMFQSCVLKMGLVESNVFVANGLVDFYSSCGCFVGARKCFEGIKVEDVISWNSLVSVYADNDLVIEALEFFNVMLKCGHRPSVRSFVGFLNLCSRTKDNGLGKQIHCCVVKFGFDESSVFVQSALIDMYGKCLDIESSVAVFECLPKRTLECCNSMMTSLSHCGATEDVVELFGLMVDEGLMPDEVTVSTTLKALSVSASASFTSSLLLHCFALKSGVEGDTAVACSLMDAYSRCGHVELSHQIFESVRTPNAICYTSMINGYARNGMGKEGLSLLHAMIKKGVKPDGVTFLCALTGCSHTGLIEEGRLLFNSMESLHNVHPDRRHFSCMVDLLCRAGLLHEAEEFLLKAHGKGDCFMWSSLLQSCRVHKNDEVGTRAAEMLVNLDPDDPAVWLQASNFYAEIGKFDASRQTRDVAIARKMTREIGCSLIEIRQ
- the LOC131617203 gene encoding probable polygalacturonase At1g80170, translated to MENKIFLVSLLCLLIVANGVSGSMMCDNNDFGMLEELNKLAIEEEYEIEELSDIPSWTSQRGGKVLVNVDSFGAAGDGETDDTEALQKAWGVACSTSKAVLLVPQGRRYLVNATRFIGPCKDNLIIQIDGTLVAPDDPKSWDSKLPRVWLDFSKLNKAVFQGSGVIDGSGSKWWAASCKKNKTNPCRGAPTAFTIDTSSGIKVKGLTIQNSQQMHFTISRCDSVRILGVKVSSPGDSPNTDGIHISESTNVIVQDCKIGTGDDCISIVNASSNIKMKRIYCGPGHGISIGSLGKDNSTGVVTKVILDTAFIKDATNGLRIKTWQGGAGYVRGVRFQNVRVENVSNPILIDQFYCDSPTTCQNQESALEISEIMYQNISGTTNSAKAIKFDCSDSVPCSKLILSNVDLEKQDGTVETYCHSAQGFGYGVVHPSADCLSSNDQISQDDDQSQSITSQDDDDIRHTEL